In Pseudomonas sp. Leaf58, one DNA window encodes the following:
- a CDS encoding MDR family MFS transporter, whose product MMSVMLGAFMAVLDIQITNSSLKDIQGALSATLEEGSWISTSYLVAEIIMIPLTAWLVQLLSARRLAVWVSGGFLLSSLLCSMAWNLESMILFRALQGFTGGALIPLAFTLTLIKLPEHHRAKGMAMFAMTATFAPSIGPTLGGWLTENWGWEYIFYINIPPGLVMIAGLLYGLEKKDAHWELLKSTDYAGIVSLGLGLGCLQVFLEEGHRKDWLESQLIVGLGTVAVVSLITFIILQFSKPHPLINLRILGNRNFGLSSIASLGMGVGLYGSIYLLPLYLAQVQGYNALQIGEVIMWMGIPQLFLIPLVPQLMKVVSPKVLCALGFCLFGAASFGSGVLNPDFAGPQFNQIQIIRALGQPMIMVTISLIATAYIQPQDAGSASSLFNILRNLGGAIGIALLATLLDARTKVYFDYLRESVVPSNPQVAERLAQLAERLGSDNAALGKLSEITHQQALIMAYNDAFHFVGIGLAVSMVAVLLTRKLPEGLKAGEAH is encoded by the coding sequence CCAACTCGTCGCTGAAGGATATCCAGGGCGCGCTGTCGGCAACCCTGGAGGAAGGCTCGTGGATTTCCACCTCGTACCTGGTGGCGGAAATCATCATGATCCCGCTGACCGCCTGGCTGGTGCAGCTACTGTCGGCACGGCGCCTGGCGGTGTGGGTGTCCGGTGGTTTCCTGCTGTCGTCGCTGCTGTGCTCGATGGCCTGGAACCTGGAGAGCATGATCCTGTTCCGCGCCCTGCAGGGTTTTACCGGCGGCGCATTGATCCCGCTGGCCTTCACCCTGACCCTGATCAAGCTGCCCGAGCACCACCGCGCCAAGGGCATGGCCATGTTCGCCATGACCGCCACCTTCGCCCCCTCCATCGGCCCTACCCTGGGCGGCTGGCTGACCGAGAACTGGGGCTGGGAGTACATTTTTTATATCAATATCCCGCCCGGGCTGGTGATGATCGCCGGCCTGTTGTACGGGCTGGAGAAAAAGGACGCGCACTGGGAACTGCTGAAAAGCACCGACTACGCCGGCATCGTCAGCCTGGGCCTGGGGCTGGGTTGCCTGCAGGTGTTTCTGGAGGAAGGCCACCGCAAGGACTGGCTGGAGTCGCAGCTGATCGTCGGCCTGGGCACTGTGGCCGTGGTCAGCCTGATCACCTTCATCATCCTGCAGTTTTCCAAACCGCACCCGCTGATCAACCTGCGCATCCTGGGCAACCGCAACTTCGGCTTGTCGAGCATCGCCAGCCTGGGCATGGGTGTGGGCCTGTATGGGTCGATCTACCTGTTGCCGCTGTACCTGGCACAGGTGCAGGGTTACAACGCCTTGCAGATTGGCGAGGTGATCATGTGGATGGGCATCCCGCAGTTGTTCCTGATTCCACTGGTGCCGCAACTGATGAAAGTTGTGTCGCCCAAGGTGCTGTGCGCTCTGGGGTTTTGCCTGTTCGGCGCCGCCAGCTTTGGTTCGGGGGTGCTCAACCCGGATTTTGCCGGGCCGCAGTTCAACCAGATCCAGATCATCCGCGCCCTCGGCCAACCGATGATCATGGTGACCATTTCGCTGATCGCCACGGCGTATATCCAACCGCAAGACGCAGGGTCGGCGTCGAGCTTGTTCAATATCCTGCGCAATTTGGGCGGGGCGATTGGTATTGCGCTGCTGGCCACGCTACTGGATGCGCGCACCAAGGTGTATTTCGATTACCTGCGCGAGTCGGTGGTGCCGAGCAACCCACAGGTGGCGGAGCGGCTGGCACAATTGGCAGAGCGGCTGGGCAGTGACAACGCGGCGTTGGGCAAGTTGAGCGAGATTACCCACCAGCAGGCGTTGATCATGGCTTACAACGATGCCTTCCACTTTGTCGGGATCGGCTTGGCGGTGAGCATGGTGGCGGTGTTGTTGACCCGCAAGTTGCCGGAAGGGTTGAAAGCGGGAGAAGCGCATTGA